CGCGGGTCGCCCAGGGCGTGGACGCGCACGGCGGCGAGGGCAATGGGCCGCAGCTCCAGCGCCACGTCGAGCACCACCTCGCCCCCGGAGGGAACCAGCACCTGCATCTCCTGCGGCGCGTGCTCCAGGTGCCGCACGCGCACCACCTGCCAGCCGGCGCCCACCCGCAGGGAGTATCGTCCCGTGCTGTCCGCCATTCCCACCATCGTGCGGGGGGCGGACCCGGCCTCGACGACGGCCAGGGCCACGGGCAGCCCCGACGGGTCGCTCTGCACGGTGCCGCGGATGACGCCACGGGCCGTGTCCTGGGCCGGGGCGGCGGCGATCAGTGCGGCGGCGAACAGCGCGGTGAACATCGATCAGCGAACGGCGGCGGGGAAGCGGATGGACATCAGGGCCCGGCGCGGAAGACGGGCTCGGCGGCCGATCCGTCCACCCGCGGCTGCAGGGAACGGAGCGAGTCGCCCTCCTTGGCGGCGTACACGCGGCCGTTCACCTCCAGGAACGCCGCCCGGGCGCTCGCGGGAAGGTGAACCACCACCTCGCCCGGCCCGGCGCCCACGACCTCGATGCGCCCCGGCGCCGTGCGGAACCGCGCCGACGCGGCGGGGCCGGTGGCGTGCACCTCGGCATTCGGTCCGTCCGTCAGCCGTGTCCGCACCCGCAGCTCGGGCGACGAGCCCGACACCACCACCCGCACGCGCCCCGCGTCGGGAAGGATGGAGACCGCCTTGGGAAGGGGCCCCACCGCGGGTGCCACCGCGGGCGCCTCGCGTGCCCGCTCCAGCCGTACCGGCTCGGCGGGCCTTTCCTCCACCGCCGCGCCGCCCAGCCAGCCGCGCACGGGGCTGCCGGGCACGGCCGCGGCCACCCCGGCGACGGCCAGCGTGAGCGCGATGGCGGCGGCGCGCGGAAGCGCCGGCCCGGCACCCGCCAGCGGACGGCCGGCGCGGCGCCGGCGGTGGAACTCGGCCTGCGCCCGCATCACGGGGGCGGGCACGTCGGCCAGCCCCAGCAGGGCCGAGGCCCGCTCGCCGCCCGCGCGAAGCTCGGCCAGCTCGCCCGCGCACTCGGCGCACGCGGCCAGGTGCCGGTCGGCCGCGCCGCGCCGGTCGGGCGCCAGCTCGCCGTCGAGCAGCTCCAGAAGGGTGCCTTCACCCAGGTGTGTCATCCGTCCTCCCGTTCTCCGTCGTACACCGCCAGGAACCGCTTGGTTGCGCGGGCCAGCAGCGTGCCTACCGATCCCGGGGCCACACCGGCCACGCGGGCGATCTCGTCGTACTTGAAGCCTTCTTCGCGCATCAGCAGCATCTGCCGGTCGCGTTCCGGAATCTGCTCCAGCGCGCGCCGCACCTGCAGCACCGCGTGCTTTCGCTCCGCCTCCACGTCCGGCGCGGGGAGCGCCGACGGCTTCCACGGGGTGGCCGTGAGCAGCCGTTCGCGGCGCTTGCGCGTGCGCGCCCCGTCGCGGAACAGGTTGGTGGCCACCGTGAACAGCCACAGCCGCGCCTCGTCGCCCGGAAGCGACCGCCCCAGCAGGCGCACGAACGATTCCTGCGCGATGTCCTCGGCCTGGTCGTGGTCGCCCGTCAGCCGGTGCAGGTAGCGGAACAGCGACGGATACACGTCGCGGAACAGCGCGTCGTAGTCCGGGGCGCTCGTGGGAACGGCCTTCAAGACCGGCCTCGGCGCCGCGGGTGCGGCGGCGTCCGGCGCGGGGCGGGCGGCGTGGCTGCTCGGCACGTGGGCTCGATCATCGCTTCAGGAGCGGGATAACGCGGCGCGGCGCCCTGCGCCACGCGTCCGACGGGGGAAGAACGCCCGTGGAGCGCCGATCGTGACACGCCGTCCCCAACGCTGCAAGGGCTCCGCGTGTCACGACTTGCAAGGGACGTTCGTTGTAGGCCCGAAGTCGCTTCCGCCATGTGCGAAATTTCCAGTCAGCCGGATTCGGACAAGAGATGAAGAGGCCGATCGTGGCCGCCCTCGCGGCGGCCGTTGCCGCCAGCGCATGCAACGACATGGCCGTGAACGCCGTCTGCCCCGACGTCGCCAGCCCGGCCGTCGTCATACGGGTGGTGGACGGGCCCACCCAGCAGCGGGTGGACATGCAAGTCACGGGCAGATGGGAAACCGGCACCGTGGGCGATTCGCTCCGCCACCTGGGGGCGGGCAGCGAGCGCTACCTGGCCGCCATCGGGCCGGCAGGCACCTACACGGTGAGCGTCGGGCGGCCCGGGTCGGCCGTGTGGACGCGCAGCGGCATCGTGGTTCCGGGCGCTACCTGCGGGCCCCAGACGCAGGAGCTCACCGCTACGCTGCTGCCGGCCTGAAGGCTGGGTGCGGCGGGCGCGCGGGGCGGCCTCGTTCACTGCGGGGGCCGCCCCGCGCGTTTTGCGCCCGCCCGTTCACTGCCAGCGGAACCCCCGCACGCTCAGCAGGAACGACCCGATCATCCACGCCAGCAGGATCCCCACCTCGCCCGCGAACGCCCCCAGGGGCAGCGCGTCGTTGTAGATGGCCCGAAGCGCGTCGTTCAGCGCCGTCAGCGGCAGCACCTGCACGAAGGGCTGCAGCGCGTCGGGGTAGCGGCTGGCGGGAAAGAACACGCCCGAGAGCACGAACATCGGCAGCATCACGAGGTTCAGCACCCCGCTGACCCCCTCGATGGTCCGCGCGCGGGTAGACGCCAGCAGCCCCAGGCCCGCGAAGGTCATGGCGCCCAGCACCACCGCCAGCGCCAGCAGCGCCAGCGACCCGTTCACCTGCACGCCGAACGCCAGCCAGGCGAACAGCATGATGGGCGGCACCTCGAGCACCACGAACGCCAGCCGCGCCAGGATCTGCGCCAGCAGGAAGTCGCTCCGCCGCATGGGCGTCGACGACATCCGCTTCAATTGCTTCTTCTGCCGCATCTGCACCAGGCTGAAGCCCATCCCCCACATTCCCGTCGACATCAAATTCAGACCAATTAGCCCCGGGATCACCCAGTCGATGTAGCGCCCGCCCGGCCGCCGCGTGGGGTCGTCGATGGTCGGCACCCGCGGCACGGCCCCGGCGGCG
This Longimicrobium sp. DNA region includes the following protein-coding sequences:
- a CDS encoding sigma-70 family RNA polymerase sigma factor; the protein is MKAVPTSAPDYDALFRDVYPSLFRYLHRLTGDHDQAEDIAQESFVRLLGRSLPGDEARLWLFTVATNLFRDGARTRKRRERLLTATPWKPSALPAPDVEAERKHAVLQVRRALEQIPERDRQMLLMREEGFKYDEIARVAGVAPGSVGTLLARATKRFLAVYDGEREDG
- a CDS encoding ABC transporter permease; the protein is MSSALRELTLARIRGFVREPEALFWTFGFPIIMAVGLGLAFREAPAERAAVGVEQGSVAERYLPALRQSAEVKVTVLDADAAERAVARGDVAVLLAGRDRLTYRFDPARAESRSAQLIADRVVQRAAGAVPRVPTIDDPTRRPGGRYIDWVIPGLIGLNLMSTGMWGMGFSLVQMRQKKQLKRMSSTPMRRSDFLLAQILARLAFVVLEVPPIMLFAWLAFGVQVNGSLALLALAVVLGAMTFAGLGLLASTRARTIEGVSGVLNLVMLPMFVLSGVFFPASRYPDALQPFVQVLPLTALNDALRAIYNDALPLGAFAGEVGILLAWMIGSFLLSVRGFRWQ